From the genome of Geobacter sp. SVR, one region includes:
- the purD gene encoding phosphoribosylamine--glycine ligase gives MKVLVIGGGGREHALVWKIAQSPLVEKVYCAPGNPGIADLAENVPIKVDQLEKLLAFALENGIDLTVVGPEQPLSLGIVDLFKEHGLKIFGPRKDAAIIEASKAFSKDLMQKYGVPTAAYGVFTEIAAAEEFIDRTGVPIVVKADGLAAGKGVIIAQTRAEAMEAVTDMLSGNAFGAAGSRVVIEEFLTGEEASFLAITDGTVILPLASAQDHKAIYDGDQGPNTGGMGAYSPAPVVTAEVHEIAMREVLRRTVDGMAAEGRPYQGVLYAGLMVRDGQVKTLEFNARFGDPECQPLLMRMKSDIVPVLLAVANGDLSGLSLEWHQQATVCVVMAAEGYPGEIRSGDAIEGLEAAAVLDGVYVFHAGTTMKDQRCVTNGGRVLGVTASGENVQAAIDRAYKAVSCITWPGVQYRRDIGKKAIGRI, from the coding sequence ATGAAGGTCCTGGTTATCGGCGGCGGTGGCCGCGAGCATGCGCTGGTCTGGAAGATCGCCCAGTCACCGCTGGTTGAAAAAGTTTACTGCGCACCGGGCAACCCCGGCATTGCGGATCTGGCTGAGAATGTCCCCATCAAGGTGGACCAGCTCGAAAAACTGCTGGCATTTGCTCTGGAAAATGGCATCGATCTGACGGTGGTGGGACCGGAGCAGCCGCTTTCTCTCGGAATCGTCGATCTGTTCAAGGAGCACGGGCTGAAGATCTTCGGACCGCGCAAGGATGCGGCCATCATCGAGGCCAGCAAGGCCTTTTCCAAGGACCTGATGCAGAAATACGGCGTGCCGACCGCCGCGTACGGCGTTTTCACGGAAATCGCCGCTGCCGAAGAATTCATCGACCGTACCGGTGTGCCGATCGTGGTCAAGGCCGACGGCCTGGCGGCAGGCAAGGGGGTCATTATCGCCCAGACCCGCGCAGAGGCCATGGAGGCCGTTACCGACATGCTCAGCGGCAATGCCTTTGGTGCGGCTGGTTCGCGAGTGGTCATAGAGGAATTTCTGACCGGAGAGGAAGCCTCCTTTCTGGCCATTACCGACGGCACGGTCATTCTGCCGCTGGCAAGCGCGCAGGATCACAAGGCCATCTACGACGGTGATCAGGGCCCCAATACTGGCGGCATGGGTGCCTATTCCCCCGCACCGGTCGTTACGGCCGAGGTCCATGAAATCGCCATGCGTGAAGTGCTGCGCAGGACCGTGGACGGCATGGCGGCCGAAGGGCGCCCTTACCAGGGGGTGCTGTATGCGGGGCTGATGGTCAGGGACGGCCAGGTCAAGACGCTGGAGTTCAACGCCCGCTTTGGGGATCCCGAATGCCAGCCGCTGCTGATGCGCATGAAGTCGGACATCGTGCCGGTGCTCCTGGCGGTTGCCAACGGCGACCTGTCGGGGCTTTCGCTGGAATGGCATCAGCAGGCAACGGTCTGTGTGGTCATGGCTGCCGAGGGGTACCCGGGCGAGATCCGCTCCGGTGACGCCATCGAGGGACTGGAGGCCGCTGCAGTGCTGGACGGCGTCTATGTCTTCCATGCCGGCACGACCATGAAGGACCAGCGCTGCGTCACCAACGGCGGGCGGGTACTGGGGGTCACCGCTTCGGGAGAAAACGTTCAGGCAGCCATTGACAGGGCTTACAAGGCGGTTTCCTGTATCACGTGGCCCGGCGTGCAGTACCGAAGGGACATTGGCAAAAAGGCGATCGGCAGGATCTGA
- the purH gene encoding bifunctional phosphoribosylaminoimidazolecarboxamide formyltransferase/IMP cyclohydrolase — protein sequence MAKITRALISVSDKTGVVEFSKELAGYGVEILSTGGTAKLLREAGLTVKDVSEFTGFPEMLDGRVKTLHPKVHGGLLGMRSNPEHVAKMKEHGIENIDMVVVNLYPFEATVAKGCELEDAIENIDIGGPTMLRSAAKNYPDVTVLVDCADYALVLDEMKAAGGAVSSKTNFGLAVKVFQHTAAYDGAISNYLGARLGEAVESYPATFTIQVKKAQDLRYGENPQQSAAFYVDRDISEPCVSNAVQLQGKELSFNNIIDLDAAIETVKEFEASAAVIIKHTNPCGAALAESPLSAYLKARECDPVSAFGGIVGFNREVDADTAKELTSTFLEAVIAPGYSQEALDIFTAKKNVRVMQVPLLGEYCPGGYDLKKVVGGLLVQGRDLGMVRAAECRVVTERTPTASEYEALDFAWRVCKHVKSNAIVFTSRDQTVGIGAGQMSRVDSSRIAVQKALLPTRGTVLASDAFFPFRDGVDAAAEAGVTAIIQPGGSVRDEEVIKAANEHGIAMVFTGMRHFRH from the coding sequence ATGGCAAAAATAACCAGGGCGCTCATCAGCGTCTCCGACAAGACCGGCGTTGTCGAATTTTCGAAGGAACTGGCCGGCTACGGCGTCGAGATCCTTTCCACCGGCGGAACGGCCAAGCTGCTGCGCGAGGCGGGGCTGACCGTCAAGGATGTTTCCGAGTTCACCGGATTCCCGGAGATGCTGGATGGACGCGTCAAGACCCTGCACCCCAAGGTGCACGGCGGTCTGCTGGGAATGCGCTCCAATCCGGAGCATGTGGCCAAGATGAAGGAACACGGCATCGAGAACATCGACATGGTGGTGGTCAACCTCTATCCCTTCGAAGCCACGGTTGCCAAAGGCTGCGAGCTTGAGGACGCCATCGAGAACATTGATATCGGCGGGCCGACCATGCTCAGGTCGGCTGCCAAGAACTATCCGGATGTGACCGTGCTGGTGGACTGCGCCGATTATGCCCTGGTGCTGGACGAGATGAAGGCAGCCGGGGGCGCGGTGTCGTCCAAGACCAATTTCGGCCTGGCAGTGAAGGTTTTCCAGCATACGGCCGCCTATGACGGGGCCATCTCGAACTATCTGGGGGCACGCCTTGGGGAGGCGGTCGAGAGCTATCCGGCCACCTTCACCATTCAGGTCAAAAAGGCCCAGGACCTGCGCTACGGCGAAAACCCCCAGCAGAGCGCCGCTTTCTATGTCGATCGGGACATCAGCGAACCGTGCGTGTCCAATGCCGTCCAACTGCAGGGCAAGGAACTTTCCTTCAACAACATCATCGACCTGGATGCCGCCATCGAGACGGTCAAGGAATTCGAAGCCTCGGCCGCGGTTATCATCAAGCATACCAATCCCTGCGGCGCCGCCCTGGCCGAGTCGCCGCTCAGCGCCTATCTGAAGGCGCGGGAATGCGATCCGGTCTCGGCCTTTGGCGGCATCGTCGGATTCAACCGCGAGGTGGATGCCGACACGGCCAAAGAACTGACCTCCACCTTCCTGGAGGCGGTGATTGCCCCCGGCTACAGCCAGGAAGCCCTGGATATCTTTACGGCCAAGAAGAATGTGCGCGTCATGCAGGTACCCCTCCTGGGCGAGTACTGCCCCGGCGGCTACGATCTGAAGAAGGTGGTTGGCGGATTGCTGGTGCAGGGGCGCGACCTGGGCATGGTGCGGGCGGCCGAATGCCGGGTTGTTACCGAACGCACTCCCACCGCTTCGGAATACGAGGCACTGGATTTCGCCTGGAGGGTCTGCAAGCACGTCAAGTCCAATGCCATCGTCTTCACCAGCCGCGACCAGACCGTGGGGATCGGTGCCGGCCAGATGTCGCGGGTCGATTCCTCCCGCATCGCCGTTCAGAAAGCGCTGCTGCCGACCCGCGGCACGGTGCTGGCTTCGGATGCCTTTTTCCCGTTCCGGGACGGGGTGGACGCCGCCGCCGAAGCGGGGGTGACCGCCATCATACAGCCGGGTGGCAGCGTGCGCGACGAAGAGGTCATCAAGGCGGCCAATGAGCACGGTATAGCCATGGTCTTCACCGGCATGCGGCATTTCCGGCACTAA
- a CDS encoding ASKHA domain-containing protein, with the protein MYALAIDLGTTTLAVSLVDLRSGRRLAVAGSLNPQRRFGADVVSRLDAAVRSEEALREMSGLARAELWRLSDGLLRDSGLVRSDVEQIAIAGNPAMQHILLGLPVRSLAFPPFRPLYTQGVRLNGSDLGWDPAAAVYLFPMPGGFVGGDTVAFLFGTGDRGLGTGNGFSQSPVPSSQALFLDLGTNGEMALVAGDDIWATAAAAGPAFEGGNLSCGMAALPGAINSVTIAGERVHCTVIGNVPPIGICGSAAIEVVSELLEKGLLESSGRLRDGGEIPSNLAARIVRHNDENAFVLHRDARHLLLLTQGDIRQIQLAKSAIRAGLDVLAERARIQCQSMQEVVLTGSFGTVLRPEWLKSVGIFDSAMVHITRFAPEGALAGVERALTEKDGFSVVERLAERFRVVPLSGTPLFETKFMENIDFPHP; encoded by the coding sequence ATGTACGCACTTGCCATCGACCTGGGCACCACCACTCTGGCCGTTTCCCTGGTTGATCTCCGCAGCGGCCGGCGGCTGGCCGTGGCAGGCTCCCTGAATCCGCAGCGCCGGTTCGGGGCCGATGTCGTGTCGCGACTGGATGCTGCCGTCAGATCCGAGGAAGCCCTGCGGGAGATGTCGGGCCTGGCGCGGGCGGAGCTGTGGAGGTTGTCGGACGGGCTTCTGCGGGACTCCGGGCTTGTGCGCAGCGATGTCGAGCAGATTGCAATCGCCGGCAATCCCGCCATGCAGCACATTCTGTTGGGACTGCCGGTACGCTCCCTGGCCTTTCCCCCGTTCCGGCCCCTTTACACGCAGGGCGTGCGGCTCAACGGTTCCGACCTCGGCTGGGACCCCGCCGCGGCGGTCTACCTGTTTCCCATGCCGGGCGGTTTTGTGGGGGGGGATACGGTGGCGTTTTTATTTGGGACTGGGGACCGGGGATTGGGGACTGGTAACGGCTTTTCCCAATCACCAGTCCCCAGTTCCCAGGCCCTGTTTCTCGATCTGGGCACCAACGGCGAAATGGCCCTGGTGGCTGGGGATGACATCTGGGCCACCGCGGCTGCTGCCGGTCCCGCCTTCGAAGGGGGCAACCTCTCGTGCGGCATGGCCGCCTTGCCCGGTGCGATCAACTCCGTAACCATCGCAGGTGAACGGGTTCATTGCACGGTGATCGGCAATGTGCCGCCGATCGGCATCTGCGGGTCCGCAGCCATTGAGGTGGTCTCGGAACTGCTCGAGAAGGGGCTGCTCGAATCGAGCGGACGCCTGCGGGACGGCGGCGAGATCCCTTCCAACCTGGCTGCCCGGATTGTCCGGCACAATGATGAGAACGCCTTTGTACTTCACCGTGATGCCCGGCACCTGCTGTTGCTGACCCAGGGGGACATCCGCCAGATCCAGCTGGCCAAAAGTGCCATCCGGGCCGGCCTGGATGTGCTTGCGGAACGGGCGCGTATACAGTGTCAGAGCATGCAGGAAGTGGTTCTGACCGGATCATTCGGTACGGTTTTACGCCCCGAATGGCTTAAAAGCGTTGGAATTTTCGATTCAGCCATGGTACATATTACCCGCTTTGCCCCCGAGGGGGCGCTGGCCGGCGTGGAACGGGCCCTGACGGAGAAGGATGGCTTTTCCGTCGTGGAACGCCTAGCCGAACGCTTCCGGGTGGTACCTCTTTCCGGAACGCCGCTGTTTGAAACGAAGTTCATGGAGAATATCGACTTCCCGCATCCGTAA
- the selD gene encoding selenide, water dikinase SelD: MSVTGDIDRMIKLTQLVKAAGUAAKLGPAGLAKALDGLWAYRDADLLVGPETSDDAGVYRIGPSCALVETADIITPLVDDPFTFGRIAAANAISDVYAMGGRPVTAMNLVFFPACSLPGDVLREILAGGQSVLQEAGVCLVGGHTVEDDELKYGLSVTGLIDPEEIIRNSTARPGDVLVLTKPLGTGIIATAIKAELAPEAAVAEAAGWMTTLNRQATELMRECRASAATDVTGFGLIGHAVEMASGAGVTFRLELAAVPLMHSVAELMMDGMVPAGCYRNRDHYGPSVNVESGLEELLPLFDPQTSGGMLIALAPEQAGHFMRQAAERGIFAREIGTVLPAQQHVIEIV, translated from the coding sequence ATGAGTGTTACAGGAGATATTGACCGCATGATCAAACTGACGCAGCTGGTAAAAGCCGCCGGTTGAGCCGCGAAACTGGGCCCGGCGGGCCTGGCGAAAGCCCTGGACGGGCTTTGGGCATACCGCGATGCAGATTTGCTGGTGGGACCGGAGACATCGGACGATGCCGGGGTCTACCGGATAGGGCCGTCGTGCGCCCTGGTGGAGACAGCCGACATCATCACCCCGCTGGTGGACGATCCTTTCACCTTTGGGCGGATTGCCGCGGCCAATGCCATATCCGATGTCTATGCCATGGGGGGGCGGCCCGTCACCGCCATGAACCTGGTCTTTTTCCCCGCCTGTTCGCTGCCGGGGGATGTCCTGCGGGAGATACTGGCCGGAGGGCAGAGCGTGCTGCAGGAGGCCGGTGTCTGCCTGGTGGGGGGACACACGGTTGAAGATGACGAACTGAAATACGGCCTGTCCGTGACCGGCCTGATCGACCCTGAGGAGATTATCCGCAACTCCACCGCCCGGCCGGGTGATGTGCTGGTACTGACCAAACCGCTCGGCACCGGGATCATCGCCACTGCCATCAAGGCAGAGCTGGCACCTGAGGCGGCTGTTGCCGAAGCGGCAGGCTGGATGACGACTCTCAACCGCCAGGCAACGGAGCTGATGCGCGAGTGTCGTGCCAGTGCCGCCACCGATGTGACCGGCTTCGGCCTGATCGGCCATGCCGTGGAGATGGCCAGCGGGGCAGGGGTGACGTTCCGGCTGGAGCTGGCCGCTGTTCCACTGATGCATTCCGTTGCCGAACTGATGATGGACGGTATGGTGCCTGCCGGCTGTTACCGCAACCGCGACCACTACGGTCCGTCGGTCAACGTTGAATCCGGGCTGGAGGAGCTGCTGCCGCTGTTCGATCCCCAGACCTCCGGCGGCATGCTGATCGCACTGGCGCCGGAGCAGGCGGGGCACTTTATGCGGCAGGCGGCTGAACGGGGAATCTTTGCCCGGGAGATCGGCACGGTGCTCCCGGCACAGCAGCATGTGATCGAGATAGTGTAA
- the alr gene encoding alanine racemase translates to MYDSRPTFAEIDLSALHHNFRTIRSSIPPRTEILAVVKADAYGHGFMDICRELENLDVDAFGVAFLAEGIQLRKAGIDRPILLLGGIYPGQERKCVGYNISTTIFSLEQAQALNQAAHKLFRKARIHLKVDTGMGRLGIPHADVPAFLMELKKLSSITMEGLVSHFASADELDESGQYYTRLQAERFAWALAETRKAGFAPRYVHIANSAAALLRDIPDCNLVRPGIALYGAVPSPDFKGKLDLRPVMRLKSRIAMLKWVEPGTTISYARRFTAGDRCLIASVPVGYADGYPRSLTNRGEALVRGERARVAGTVCMDWIMLDVTGIRDVAVGDEVVLIGNDAAGNCIPAEELAQAAGTIPYEIFCGISKRVPRVYLK, encoded by the coding sequence TTGTACGACAGCCGCCCCACATTCGCCGAGATCGATCTGAGCGCACTTCACCATAATTTTCGGACCATCAGGAGCTCCATTCCGCCCCGGACGGAGATCCTGGCGGTGGTCAAGGCCGACGCCTATGGGCACGGATTCATGGACATCTGCCGCGAGCTCGAGAACCTGGACGTGGATGCCTTTGGGGTGGCCTTTCTGGCCGAAGGGATCCAGCTCAGGAAGGCGGGCATCGACAGGCCGATCCTGCTTCTGGGGGGCATCTATCCGGGGCAGGAGCGCAAATGCGTCGGCTACAACATTTCGACCACCATTTTCTCTCTTGAACAGGCCCAGGCGCTCAATCAGGCTGCCCACAAACTTTTCCGCAAGGCCCGGATCCATCTCAAGGTCGATACCGGCATGGGACGTCTCGGCATTCCCCATGCCGACGTGCCCGCCTTTCTGATGGAGCTGAAAAAGTTGTCCAGCATCACCATGGAGGGACTTGTCTCCCACTTCGCCAGCGCCGATGAACTCGACGAATCGGGTCAGTACTACACCAGGCTTCAGGCTGAGCGCTTTGCCTGGGCGCTGGCCGAGACCCGCAAGGCCGGCTTCGCCCCCCGCTATGTCCATATCGCCAACAGTGCTGCGGCACTGCTCAGAGATATCCCGGACTGCAACCTGGTGCGGCCGGGCATTGCCCTGTATGGAGCTGTCCCTTCGCCCGATTTCAAGGGCAAGCTGGATCTGCGTCCGGTCATGCGCCTGAAGAGCCGCATCGCGATGCTGAAATGGGTCGAACCGGGCACTACCATCAGTTATGCCCGGCGCTTCACTGCCGGCGACAGATGCCTGATCGCAAGCGTTCCGGTCGGCTATGCCGACGGGTATCCCCGTTCTCTGACCAACCGCGGAGAGGCGCTTGTCAGGGGGGAGCGGGCACGGGTGGCCGGCACGGTCTGCATGGACTGGATCATGCTGGATGTGACCGGTATCAGGGATGTTGCTGTAGGGGACGAAGTGGTACTGATCGGTAACGATGCGGCTGGAAACTGCATCCCTGCCGAAGAGCTGGCCCAGGCGGCCGGCACGATCCCCTACGAGATCTTCTGCGGGATCAGCAAGCGGGTCCCGCGGGTGTACCTGAAATAG
- a CDS encoding LuxR family transcriptional regulator has protein sequence MKAYTETTQRLLQASSKEEIVAVIKDICDRFGLDNYLYYRLVSIDSCQPPHCAVLNGYPPDWAERYLQQNYIAIDPVAAFCFNNAVPLLWHDLQLSDPQHAQARRFMAESREFGLSVGATIPFHGASGDLSGLSFTSTRNLSQALPRIKRAIPFLQALVPYIHEAVNRVEAFYQVEPLVLELSIRETECLKWAAEGKTAWETSMILGISERTVIFHLQNAVKKLKCANRTQAVARAISLKLLLPVF, from the coding sequence ATGAAAGCCTACACCGAGACAACGCAACGTTTGCTGCAGGCAAGCAGCAAAGAGGAAATTGTCGCAGTCATTAAGGACATATGCGATAGATTTGGTCTTGATAATTACCTGTATTACCGGCTGGTTTCCATCGACTCCTGCCAGCCCCCCCATTGTGCGGTCCTGAACGGGTATCCCCCTGATTGGGCCGAAAGGTACCTGCAACAGAACTATATTGCCATAGACCCGGTAGCGGCTTTTTGCTTCAACAATGCCGTTCCCCTGTTGTGGCACGACCTCCAACTCTCCGATCCGCAGCATGCCCAAGCCCGCAGATTCATGGCCGAAAGCCGTGAATTCGGACTGAGCGTCGGGGCCACGATTCCTTTTCACGGCGCTTCCGGCGATCTGTCCGGATTAAGTTTCACCAGCACGAGAAACCTCTCCCAGGCTCTACCCAGGATAAAGCGGGCGATCCCTTTCCTGCAGGCGCTCGTTCCCTATATTCACGAGGCCGTGAACCGTGTCGAAGCCTTCTATCAGGTCGAGCCGCTGGTACTCGAATTGAGCATCCGGGAGACGGAATGCCTGAAGTGGGCGGCCGAAGGGAAAACAGCGTGGGAAACCTCCATGATCCTCGGAATCTCCGAGCGGACGGTCATCTTCCATCTGCAAAATGCCGTGAAAAAACTCAAATGCGCCAATCGGACCCAGGCCGTGGCGCGTGCCATATCTCTCAAGCTGCTCCTCCCCGTATTCTGA